Proteins co-encoded in one Nonlabens agnitus genomic window:
- a CDS encoding cystathionine gamma-synthase — MKNKTMKFNTKTIHGGQENIDPAYHSVMPPIYQTSTFKQEKIGQHPEFAYARSGNPTRAALEKSLASLENGTYGLAFGSGLAAIDAILKLLKPGDEVLCTNDLYGGSYRLFTKIYEDFGIKFRFVGMSDASKIGSFVNESTKLIWIETPTNPMMNIIDVAAVAQIAKRNKLLLAVDNTFATPYLQQPLDLGADIVMHSATKYLGGHSDVVMGALVVKDKALADRLYFIQNASGAVPGPQDCFLTLRGIKTLHVRMQRHCENGKAVAHFLKSHPKVDKVYWPGFEDHPNHNICSKQMTGYGGMVSFTTKTGARESAVQLVERLKVFTLAESLGGVESLAGHPATMTHASIPKEEREKTGIVDSLIRLSVGIEDIDDLIDDLKQALA, encoded by the coding sequence ATGAAAAACAAAACGATGAAATTTAACACCAAGACGATTCACGGCGGTCAAGAAAATATTGATCCAGCCTACCATAGTGTGATGCCACCTATTTACCAGACCAGCACTTTCAAACAAGAGAAAATAGGCCAACATCCAGAGTTTGCATATGCACGCAGTGGTAATCCCACACGAGCAGCTTTGGAAAAATCGTTGGCCAGTTTGGAAAATGGCACGTATGGATTGGCTTTCGGATCTGGATTGGCAGCGATTGACGCGATACTCAAATTATTGAAGCCAGGCGATGAGGTGCTTTGTACGAATGACCTATATGGTGGTTCCTATAGATTGTTTACTAAAATCTATGAGGATTTTGGGATCAAGTTTCGGTTTGTGGGTATGAGTGATGCGAGCAAGATAGGGTCTTTTGTAAATGAAAGTACAAAGCTCATCTGGATCGAGACACCTACTAATCCCATGATGAATATCATTGATGTCGCCGCAGTAGCTCAGATCGCTAAACGTAATAAATTGTTGCTGGCGGTTGACAACACCTTTGCCACTCCATACTTACAGCAACCACTGGACTTAGGTGCAGATATTGTGATGCATAGTGCTACAAAATATCTGGGCGGCCATAGCGATGTAGTCATGGGTGCGCTAGTGGTAAAGGATAAAGCTCTTGCAGATAGGCTATACTTTATCCAGAACGCCAGTGGTGCCGTTCCAGGACCTCAAGATTGTTTTTTGACGTTGCGAGGTATAAAAACTCTTCACGTAAGAATGCAGCGTCATTGTGAGAATGGAAAAGCAGTAGCTCATTTTCTAAAGTCTCATCCCAAAGTGGATAAAGTGTACTGGCCAGGTTTTGAAGACCATCCCAACCATAATATTTGTTCAAAACAGATGACGGGTTATGGTGGTATGGTGTCCTTCACCACAAAAACAGGTGCCAGAGAAAGCGCCGTCCAGTTGGTAGAGCGTTTGAAAGTCTTTACGCTGGCCGAGAGCCTAGGCGGCGTAGAATCGCTTGCTGGTCATCCCGCGACAATGACGCACGCCAGTATTCCTAAAGAAGAGCGTGAAAAAACAGGAATCGTGGATTCCTTGATCCGCTTGTCTGTTGGAATTGAGGATATTGACGATCTAATTGATGATTTGAAACAGGCATTGGCCTAG
- a CDS encoding prohibitin family protein, whose product MKKILILGTVSLFLTSCAVIRPGEAGIKQKLGELDDKVITQGTVTFNPFTTKVIKESTQTNNHKLALRLPSKEGLSVDSEISILYRLQVDKIPTVLRNIGPDYKDVMSAVFRSASSDVCAQFYAKDMHSGKRADIEKAIKTKMEETLTPQGIIIEAVLMKSIQLPAGLSLSIEQKLQAEQDAMRMEFILQTQRLEAERKIIEATGARDAQKILAEGLTPEIIKIRSIEAFLELARSNNSKVIITDGKTPYLINGTDL is encoded by the coding sequence ATGAAAAAAATATTAATCCTAGGCACAGTAAGCTTGTTTCTAACAAGCTGTGCTGTGATCAGACCTGGTGAAGCAGGTATTAAACAAAAATTGGGAGAACTAGATGACAAAGTAATCACCCAAGGAACAGTAACCTTTAACCCTTTTACTACTAAGGTTATAAAGGAATCTACCCAGACAAACAATCACAAGTTAGCATTGAGACTACCAAGCAAAGAAGGATTGAGTGTAGATTCTGAAATATCAATTCTTTATCGCCTTCAGGTTGATAAGATACCAACGGTATTAAGGAATATTGGTCCTGATTATAAAGATGTAATGTCTGCTGTTTTTAGATCTGCAAGTTCTGATGTTTGCGCACAATTTTACGCAAAAGATATGCACTCTGGAAAAAGGGCAGATATTGAGAAGGCCATCAAGACAAAAATGGAAGAAACTCTCACACCTCAAGGTATCATCATAGAAGCGGTATTAATGAAAAGCATACAATTACCTGCCGGACTTTCCTTATCTATTGAGCAAAAGCTACAAGCAGAGCAAGACGCCATGAGAATGGAATTTATACTTCAAACGCAACGGCTAGAGGCTGAAAGGAAGATTATTGAGGCAACTGGTGCAAGAGATGCTCAAAAAATACTTGCGGAAGGTCTTACACCTGAAATAATCAAAATACGTAGTATTGAAGCTTTTTTAGAATTAGCTAGATCCAATAATAGTAAAGTCATTATCACAGATGGTAAAACTCCTTACTTAATTAACGGGACAGATCTATAG
- a CDS encoding arsenate reductase family protein, producing MENLFIYLDSCNTCQRILKELELPDTVTLQNTKEHPITKEQLEYLKEQSNSYESLFNRRAQLYRGRNLHEKDLSEADYKDLLLDHYTFIKRPILIYKDQAYIGNSKKVVAEAKKALAND from the coding sequence ATGGAAAATCTATTTATCTATTTAGACAGCTGCAATACCTGTCAGCGTATTTTGAAAGAATTGGAGTTGCCAGATACTGTGACTTTACAAAACACAAAGGAACATCCTATCACAAAAGAGCAACTCGAGTACCTTAAGGAACAAAGTAATTCATATGAATCATTGTTTAATCGTCGCGCCCAATTGTATCGCGGTCGCAACTTGCATGAAAAAGACCTGAGTGAAGCTGATTATAAAGATCTATTACTGGATCACTATACATTTATCAAGCGCCCTATACTTATTTATAAGGATCAAGCATACATAGGTAATTCAAAGAAAGTTGTAGCAGAAGCAAAAAAGGCATTAGCTAATGACTAA
- a CDS encoding DMT family transporter: MTKRQVALVCATLVALFYAINFSSAKEVTPEHIGPFGLTWYRVIFTCAIFWTISLFAGPKEKVPFKELPLIALAAFCGVGFNMVTFMWGLSLTTPITASVLMVTTPIIVAVLSAIFLKEHLHFWKVLGIGLGFSGAAFLIFLSSTPNQVAADPFLGNILIFLNALSYSFYILLAKKLTKKYHVFTLMKWLYLFGVLFITPFGIQQGLGFDVSNASSHVILNIAYVVIFATFGTYMLNIIAIRTLKPSVVAVFVYLQPLLAALIAVALGTDELTWVKAAAGAVIFLGVYLAGKKSKRELSEKLLSNSNENVGV, from the coding sequence ATGACTAAACGCCAGGTAGCGCTCGTTTGCGCCACACTCGTCGCGTTATTCTATGCGATTAATTTTTCATCTGCTAAAGAAGTCACGCCAGAACATATAGGTCCGTTTGGATTGACTTGGTATCGAGTGATTTTTACCTGCGCGATATTCTGGACCATATCTTTATTTGCTGGCCCCAAAGAAAAAGTGCCTTTTAAGGAGTTGCCTCTTATCGCATTAGCTGCGTTTTGTGGTGTAGGATTCAACATGGTGACCTTTATGTGGGGTTTATCGTTAACCACGCCCATAACTGCATCTGTATTAATGGTCACTACTCCTATCATCGTAGCAGTGTTGAGCGCTATTTTTCTAAAAGAGCATCTACACTTCTGGAAAGTGTTGGGAATAGGACTCGGTTTTAGCGGTGCTGCATTTTTAATATTTCTTTCTTCAACGCCCAATCAGGTGGCGGCAGATCCCTTTTTAGGGAACATTCTTATTTTCTTGAATGCGCTGTCTTACTCCTTCTATATTTTACTAGCCAAAAAACTCACCAAAAAATACCACGTATTCACGCTAATGAAATGGCTGTATCTGTTTGGCGTGTTATTCATAACACCATTTGGGATCCAGCAAGGTTTAGGTTTTGATGTTTCTAATGCCTCCAGTCACGTGATTCTCAATATCGCCTATGTGGTCATCTTTGCGACCTTTGGTACATATATGCTCAACATAATTGCCATACGCACGCTCAAACCTAGTGTTGTTGCAGTTTTTGTGTATCTGCAACCCTTACTTGCGGCACTTATAGCAGTAGCATTGGGAACTGATGAGCTTACTTGGGTGAAAGCGGCAGCTGGTGCCGTAATATTTTTGGGTGTGTATCTGGCGGGAAAGAAATCCAAAAGAGAATTGTCTGAAAAACTCTTAAGCAATTCAAACGAGAATGTTGGAGTATAA
- a CDS encoding acyl-CoA thioesterase produces MYTKKFDVRWSDLDANRHMANSAYQNFMSHTRMAYLIENGFGQQQMQEYQTGPVIFNENIYYFKEIHQGHPITVSCELTGMSEDGSLFSFRHNFYDHKGKNLARGLMTGAWMNLKERRITALHEDLYRMIDHLPKSDDFKEIHLKETRSHGQLPEDLDYKS; encoded by the coding sequence ATGTATACCAAAAAGTTTGACGTACGCTGGAGTGATCTGGATGCAAACCGTCATATGGCAAACAGTGCCTATCAAAATTTTATGAGCCATACCCGTATGGCGTATTTGATAGAGAATGGTTTTGGTCAACAGCAAATGCAGGAATATCAAACTGGACCTGTCATTTTTAACGAAAACATATATTATTTCAAGGAAATCCACCAGGGTCATCCCATAACTGTAAGTTGTGAGTTAACTGGTATGAGTGAAGACGGTAGTTTGTTTAGCTTTAGGCATAATTTTTATGATCATAAAGGAAAGAATCTGGCTCGCGGATTGATGACTGGTGCCTGGATGAATCTCAAGGAACGCCGCATCACAGCGCTGCATGAAGATCTTTATAGGATGATTGATCATTTACCTAAATCTGACGATTTTAAAGAAATTCACCTTAAAGAAACCAGGTCTCACGGTCAATTGCCAGAAGATTTAGATTATAAATCGTAA
- a CDS encoding MATE family efflux transporter: MATPNLSQEKSALLGTESIPSLLVKQAVPASIGILVMSLNILVDTIFVGNWIGSVAIAAINVVLPVSFFIAALGMAIGIGGASIISRALGADDRAKAKRTFGNQLSLTIVITTVLVILGLFFINDLVPAFGGKGDIFEPAKIYYRIVLYGVPILALCMMGNNVIRAEGAPKHAMIAMMIPSVGNLLLDYILINRLDMGMEGAAWATTVSYGLCFIYIAWFFLSGRSELMPSLKQLLPDWVILKEIGGLGFVTLGRQATTSVLYLILNNILFELGGEDSVSAFGIIGRLMMFAIFPVLGITQGFLPIAGYNYGAQQWKRVRAVIYTSIKYACILGVLIFVLLFVFASEIAGVFIDNQVVIDQTTVAIRIVFFAVPIIAIQLIGAAYYQAIGKALPAFLLTTLRTGIILIPLLLLLSHYYGIDGVWISFPIADISSTIITAYFLWKAMQKLYEAPEKNNPLDTEEV, from the coding sequence TTGGCCACACCCAATCTATCCCAAGAAAAAAGCGCCCTTCTAGGAACCGAATCGATTCCTAGTTTGCTGGTCAAGCAAGCCGTGCCGGCTTCGATAGGTATTCTGGTCATGTCCCTTAATATTTTAGTGGATACCATTTTTGTAGGCAACTGGATAGGATCTGTAGCCATCGCAGCCATCAATGTGGTTTTGCCCGTATCGTTTTTTATTGCCGCCTTAGGTATGGCAATAGGAATAGGCGGTGCGAGTATTATCTCTCGAGCATTAGGTGCTGATGATCGTGCTAAGGCTAAGCGCACCTTTGGTAACCAGCTATCCTTGACGATTGTCATCACGACGGTGCTGGTGATTTTGGGGCTGTTTTTTATCAATGATCTGGTTCCGGCATTTGGCGGTAAAGGAGATATTTTTGAACCTGCCAAAATCTACTATCGCATTGTTCTTTATGGTGTTCCCATTCTCGCGTTGTGCATGATGGGCAACAACGTTATACGTGCCGAAGGCGCTCCAAAACACGCCATGATCGCCATGATGATTCCATCTGTCGGGAATTTGCTGCTGGATTACATATTGATCAACAGGCTGGATATGGGCATGGAAGGTGCGGCATGGGCTACCACAGTAAGTTACGGTCTCTGTTTTATATATATCGCCTGGTTCTTTCTATCCGGTCGCAGCGAGTTGATGCCATCTTTAAAACAGCTTTTGCCGGACTGGGTGATTCTTAAGGAAATAGGTGGTCTAGGTTTTGTCACTTTAGGTAGACAGGCAACCACAAGTGTTTTGTACCTCATTTTGAATAATATTCTGTTTGAACTGGGCGGCGAGGACAGTGTATCGGCCTTTGGGATCATAGGTCGTTTGATGATGTTTGCGATCTTTCCGGTGCTAGGAATCACGCAGGGTTTCCTACCTATTGCAGGCTATAATTATGGGGCACAGCAATGGAAACGCGTGCGTGCCGTGATCTACACGTCTATAAAATATGCCTGCATTTTAGGGGTGTTAATTTTTGTGCTGCTATTTGTTTTTGCCAGTGAAATTGCTGGAGTTTTTATCGATAATCAGGTAGTTATTGATCAAACCACAGTAGCGATACGCATCGTGTTTTTTGCGGTTCCCATCATTGCGATTCAGCTCATAGGTGCTGCTTATTACCAGGCGATAGGTAAAGCCCTGCCAGCATTTTTACTTACCACACTGCGCACGGGAATTATCTTGATACCTTTATTGCTATTGCTCAGTCATTATTATGGGATTGACGGCGTGTGGATCAGTTTTCCTATTGCAGACATTTCCAGCACGATCATTACCGCATACTTTTTATGGAAGGCGATGCAAAAATTGTACGAGGCTCCAGAGAAGAATAATCCTCTAGATACTGAAGAAGTTTAA
- a CDS encoding dienelactone hydrolase family protein, translated as MKNKSELQGIQIPYEYKDQKYVGYLSLPDDAVAPKPGVMVCPEFWGMTDYIKWRADEYAALGYAALVVDFYGNGMVAKDAEEATKLSEKVKNDPDHAVALFQAAMDAFHRESIVDAGNTAAVGYCFGGAMALSMANAGLPLKAVMAFHSKVELPIMPNEKLTAKIVVANGAEDPFVSEESIEAWTNAMDAIDVNYEYVTYPGVKHAYTNKNANAKAEKYDLPLDYDAEADKDSWNRVQDLLAEVFSKD; from the coding sequence ATGAAAAATAAAAGCGAACTTCAAGGGATTCAAATACCCTATGAATATAAGGATCAGAAATATGTAGGATACCTTTCCCTACCAGATGACGCCGTCGCACCTAAACCAGGTGTAATGGTATGTCCAGAATTTTGGGGAATGACAGATTACATCAAATGGCGAGCAGATGAATATGCCGCTCTAGGTTATGCTGCTCTTGTCGTTGATTTTTATGGAAATGGCATGGTCGCAAAAGATGCCGAGGAAGCTACAAAGCTTTCAGAAAAAGTAAAAAATGATCCAGATCACGCAGTGGCTCTATTTCAAGCAGCCATGGATGCTTTCCATAGGGAATCCATAGTAGATGCAGGAAACACGGCTGCTGTAGGCTACTGTTTTGGAGGTGCGATGGCATTGAGCATGGCCAACGCAGGATTACCACTTAAAGCTGTGATGGCCTTTCATTCCAAAGTCGAGCTTCCCATTATGCCTAACGAGAAGCTTACGGCAAAAATCGTCGTTGCAAACGGCGCTGAAGATCCTTTTGTATCAGAAGAAAGTATTGAGGCCTGGACAAATGCCATGGATGCCATCGACGTGAACTATGAATATGTCACCTATCCTGGAGTCAAACATGCCTACACCAACAAAAACGCAAATGCCAAGGCTGAGAAATATGACCTGCCGCTAGATTATGATGCAGAAGCAGATAAAGATTCTTGGAACCGCGTTCAAGACCTATTAGCCGAGGTGTTTTCTAAGGATTAA
- the hemH gene encoding ferrochelatase, giving the protein MKKGVLLVNLGSPDTPEPKDVKRYLDEFLMDERVIDLPYILRAILVKGIVLNTRPKKSAEAYSKIWWEEGSPLIVLSERLQEKIDTYTSVPIALAMRYGGMTIEKGMQELHDQGVTEVLLVPLYPQFAMATTETIVVKAEELRKAKFPHMNFTQMPPFYNHPDYIRVLSESIKESLEGKDYEHLLFSYHGVPKRHIRKSDITNGHCKMDGKCCATPSPAHQFCYSHQCKEVTRLVGEYLEMEDGTYSTTFQSRLGFDPWLTPYTDRTIERMGLGGTKKLAIVTPAFVSDCLETLEEIAMEGEEIFHEVGGKEFHVIPCLNTREDWVKVLSRWIDEWAISEPVAV; this is encoded by the coding sequence ATGAAAAAAGGAGTCTTACTTGTCAATCTAGGATCGCCAGACACACCAGAACCTAAGGACGTGAAACGTTATCTGGATGAATTTCTTATGGATGAGCGTGTAATTGATCTTCCTTATATATTAAGAGCCATTTTGGTTAAGGGAATCGTACTCAACACCAGACCAAAGAAAAGTGCCGAGGCGTATTCAAAAATCTGGTGGGAAGAAGGCAGTCCATTAATTGTTTTGTCTGAGCGTTTACAGGAGAAAATTGATACCTATACTAGTGTTCCCATTGCGCTGGCCATGCGTTATGGCGGCATGACCATAGAAAAAGGAATGCAGGAATTGCATGATCAAGGAGTTACTGAGGTGTTGCTAGTACCTCTATACCCTCAATTTGCAATGGCCACTACAGAAACTATTGTGGTAAAAGCCGAAGAATTGCGCAAGGCAAAGTTCCCACACATGAACTTTACCCAAATGCCACCTTTCTATAATCATCCAGATTATATACGCGTGCTATCGGAATCCATAAAGGAGTCTCTCGAAGGAAAGGACTATGAACATTTATTGTTTTCATACCACGGTGTTCCTAAAAGGCACATTAGAAAAAGTGATATTACTAATGGACATTGTAAAATGGACGGCAAGTGTTGTGCAACGCCATCACCGGCACACCAGTTTTGTTACAGCCACCAGTGCAAGGAAGTGACCCGGCTGGTAGGTGAGTATCTTGAGATGGAAGATGGCACGTATTCTACCACGTTTCAATCCAGATTAGGTTTTGATCCATGGTTGACCCCATATACTGACCGTACCATAGAACGCATGGGACTAGGCGGAACAAAAAAACTGGCGATAGTCACGCCAGCTTTTGTAAGTGACTGCCTAGAGACACTAGAAGAAATCGCTATGGAAGGCGAGGAAATCTTTCACGAGGTAGGTGGTAAGGAGTTTCACGTCATACCTTGTTTGAACACGCGAGAAGATTGGGTCAAAGTCTTGAGCCGCTGGATTGACGAATGGGCCATAAGCGAACCAGTCGCGGTTTAA
- a CDS encoding M28 family peptidase, translated as MRAKSHVTSAFSLFVLIAMIWYAFHSQTPNGSVENNLPANEWSTARALAHVKELSKAPHYVGSKAHEENRIYIKRQLEKMGLKVEIQTGFTIDEYGNLARPSNIISRIPGTGNTGDAIALMTHYDSDPHSSLGASDAASGVATILEGIRAYLTDKKPVNDIIIIITDAEELGLNGADYFVNNHRYAKDIKMILNFESRGSGGPSYMLVETNGGNRKIIDAFKAADVEYPVANSLAYSIYKKLPNDTDLTVMREDGDINGLNFAFIGDHIDYHTQLDNYENLDRNTLAHQGSYLMPLLDYFAATDLSDGLKAQVGMDDIYFPLPVLGMVSFPFSWMSILIIVSGILLLGLIIYGISKKRISLGQLLVGFIPFLGSLTLGYLVPTYTWQAIKTSPFYVEQSSVFPATGYLWVAATAFFGIAIAFLLYHFFYNKTRVASHSVAPLIFLWIICLLVAFPIGDSGLVPAAYLPGAGFFIIPLICGLFLLWLNIYQKRPSYLIMLLLAIPTIFIFVPFVVAFPVALGMNILFVAAVLSVLVFGLLIPILGHYRKKKLLAMLSFLICGVFVYFAFAKAEFSPTTPQKTSLVYLLDADSQTAQWATYDHHLSDWTKEKIGDDPQPADAGDAKTIDSKYNGRFTYVKEAAAINLPPVESQITVDTTINDLRTIKLLVRSVRKVDRWEVFCDPEFQFSKAVVNGVVVPMDENGMPFTYRRGNRIISYYVSNQAPLVMELTFDASQSPEFDVYAASFDLSEQPVFGVSQRPENTMPMPFVLNDAVVVQKHITTNPTPADE; from the coding sequence ATGCGAGCCAAATCCCATGTGACGTCTGCTTTTTCCTTATTTGTACTTATCGCAATGATCTGGTATGCCTTTCATAGCCAGACGCCCAACGGTAGTGTTGAGAACAACCTTCCTGCAAATGAATGGTCTACCGCCAGAGCACTGGCTCACGTCAAAGAACTTTCCAAAGCACCTCACTACGTAGGCAGTAAAGCCCACGAAGAAAACCGCATCTACATCAAACGTCAGCTGGAAAAAATGGGGCTCAAAGTAGAGATCCAGACCGGTTTCACTATTGATGAGTACGGAAATCTAGCACGACCCAGCAACATCATTTCTCGCATTCCTGGAACCGGAAACACGGGTGACGCCATTGCCTTGATGACGCATTATGACAGCGATCCGCACAGTTCTTTGGGTGCCAGCGATGCCGCCTCTGGAGTTGCGACCATTCTGGAAGGCATTCGCGCCTATCTCACAGATAAAAAACCCGTCAACGACATCATCATCATCATTACAGATGCTGAAGAGTTAGGCCTTAACGGTGCTGATTACTTTGTAAACAACCACCGCTATGCAAAGGATATCAAAATGATCCTCAATTTTGAATCTCGTGGTAGCGGCGGTCCTAGCTATATGCTGGTAGAAACTAATGGAGGCAATCGCAAAATCATCGATGCCTTTAAAGCGGCTGATGTTGAATATCCTGTAGCTAATTCACTCGCTTACAGCATCTACAAAAAACTACCCAACGATACAGATCTTACCGTCATGCGTGAAGATGGTGATATCAACGGTCTCAACTTTGCCTTTATAGGTGATCATATCGACTATCATACACAGTTGGACAATTATGAGAACCTCGATCGCAATACACTGGCTCACCAGGGCAGTTACCTCATGCCGCTGCTGGATTATTTTGCCGCCACAGACTTAAGCGATGGTCTCAAGGCACAAGTAGGTATGGATGATATCTATTTCCCATTGCCGGTTTTGGGAATGGTTAGTTTTCCCTTTTCATGGATGTCCATCCTGATCATCGTTAGTGGGATTTTATTATTGGGTTTAATCATTTACGGCATTTCCAAAAAGCGCATTTCCTTAGGTCAATTGTTGGTTGGGTTTATACCGTTTTTGGGAAGTCTAACTTTAGGTTATCTGGTACCAACCTACACCTGGCAAGCTATAAAGACCAGTCCTTTTTATGTAGAGCAATCCAGTGTTTTTCCCGCAACAGGATATTTATGGGTGGCAGCAACCGCATTTTTTGGAATCGCCATCGCCTTTCTACTCTATCATTTCTTTTATAACAAGACACGAGTGGCCAGTCATAGCGTGGCGCCGCTGATCTTTTTATGGATTATCTGCCTACTCGTAGCGTTTCCCATAGGTGATTCTGGGTTAGTGCCTGCGGCCTATTTGCCAGGCGCTGGATTCTTTATCATTCCGTTGATCTGTGGCTTGTTTTTGCTATGGCTCAACATCTACCAAAAACGTCCCAGCTACCTCATCATGCTGCTACTCGCTATTCCAACGATCTTTATTTTCGTGCCTTTTGTGGTGGCCTTTCCTGTGGCGCTGGGCATGAATATTCTTTTTGTCGCCGCCGTTTTGAGCGTTCTGGTATTTGGCCTGCTCATTCCTATTTTGGGACATTACCGCAAGAAAAAGTTGCTGGCTATGCTGTCATTTTTGATATGTGGTGTTTTTGTTTATTTCGCTTTCGCGAAAGCGGAATTCTCTCCAACCACTCCACAAAAAACCAGCTTGGTCTATCTTCTTGATGCAGACTCACAAACCGCGCAATGGGCTACCTATGACCATCATTTGAGCGACTGGACCAAGGAAAAAATAGGTGACGACCCGCAACCAGCAGATGCCGGCGATGCCAAAACCATTGATTCAAAATACAATGGCCGATTCACCTATGTAAAAGAAGCCGCAGCGATCAACTTGCCACCCGTAGAATCCCAAATCACGGTAGACACCACAATCAATGATTTGCGAACGATCAAACTTCTCGTACGTAGCGTTCGCAAGGTAGACCGATGGGAAGTTTTTTGTGATCCTGAGTTTCAGTTTAGCAAGGCGGTCGTCAATGGCGTAGTGGTTCCCATGGATGAAAATGGGATGCCTTTTACCTATAGACGAGGCAACAGAATCATCTCCTATTATGTTTCCAATCAGGCACCGCTAGTGATGGAATTGACTTTTGACGCCTCGCAATCTCCAGAATTTGATGTGTATGCCGCCAGTTTTGACTTGTCGGAGCAACCTGTTTTTGGAGTATCACAACGACCTGAAAATACCATGCCTATGCCTTTTGTATTGAACGATGCGGTAGTTGTTCAAAAACATATCACCACAAACCCAACGCCAGCTGATGAGTAA
- a CDS encoding NAD(P)H-binding protein: protein MSKLIGIMGCGWLGKPLAVQLLKQNFEVKGTTTRISKLEELRDAGIDPYVVDLGETYIDGGIEAFLEGLEVLVVNIPPGLRSSPQSDYAGRIQLLVRNIEAYSSIKQLIYVSTTSVFEDQLDIPVYHEDAIPNAQDSKGKKLIAAEKVIQKANANTTIIRPGGLIGGKRHPIKILAGRNNVSNPAAPVNMTDRDYLIDVISSVIVGDLHAPIIHAISEPHESRESYYTKMADTFNVEAPTFDEGNSAGKKVVSTIL, encoded by the coding sequence ATGAGTAAATTGATAGGCATTATGGGCTGTGGCTGGTTAGGAAAACCTCTAGCGGTTCAGCTCCTGAAACAGAATTTTGAAGTTAAAGGAACTACGACCCGTATTTCCAAACTAGAGGAACTACGAGACGCAGGCATCGATCCTTATGTAGTGGATCTAGGAGAAACCTATATCGATGGTGGCATTGAAGCTTTTTTGGAAGGGTTGGAAGTCTTGGTGGTGAACATTCCGCCGGGTTTGAGGTCCAGTCCGCAAAGTGATTATGCCGGTAGGATTCAATTGCTGGTTAGAAATATTGAAGCATATTCCAGCATCAAACAACTGATTTATGTTTCAACGACTTCAGTTTTTGAGGATCAACTGGACATTCCCGTATATCATGAAGATGCAATACCTAACGCCCAAGATTCAAAAGGTAAAAAACTCATTGCCGCAGAAAAGGTGATTCAAAAAGCTAACGCCAATACAACTATCATAAGACCTGGCGGACTCATAGGCGGCAAGCGCCATCCTATCAAGATACTGGCTGGCAGAAACAATGTATCCAACCCAGCTGCGCCAGTTAACATGACTGATCGGGATTATTTGATCGATGTGATTTCTAGCGTCATAGTAGGTGACCTACACGCACCTATAATTCACGCCATAAGTGAACCTCACGAGTCAAGAGAGTCCTATTACACAAAAATGGCTGATACCTTCAACGTGGAAGCACCTACTTTTGATGAAGGTAATTCTGCTGGGAAGAAAGTAGTTTCTACCATTTTGTAA
- a CDS encoding CYTH domain-containing protein yields MQEIERKFLIENADFLKGLKGFKIVQGYLSDNPERNVRVRIKGDQGFLTIKGVSNDSGTSRFEWEKEIDIQDAQQLLKLCLPGVIDKTRFEIPVGKHIFEVDVFDGENNGLIIAEVELQNENEPFEKPEWLGQEVTGDVRYYNSYLVSTPFTKW; encoded by the coding sequence ATGCAAGAAATAGAACGCAAATTCTTGATTGAGAACGCCGATTTCCTGAAGGGCTTAAAAGGCTTTAAAATCGTACAAGGTTATTTGAGCGATAACCCAGAACGCAATGTGCGCGTGCGCATCAAAGGCGATCAAGGCTTTCTTACCATCAAAGGAGTTTCAAATGATTCTGGTACCAGCAGGTTTGAATGGGAAAAGGAAATTGATATTCAAGACGCCCAGCAGCTTTTAAAATTATGCTTGCCAGGCGTGATTGATAAAACCCGATTTGAAATTCCTGTAGGTAAACACATCTTTGAGGTTGACGTTTTTGATGGTGAAAACAACGGACTCATCATCGCAGAGGTAGAACTGCAAAATGAAAATGAACCTTTTGAAAAACCGGAATGGCTAGGTCAAGAAGTCACAGGCGATGTGAGGTATTATAATTCCTATCTAGTAAGTACTCCATTTACAAAATGGTAG